A genomic segment from Candidatus Binatus sp. encodes:
- a CDS encoding phage protease produces MDHFTTRIGGEDETRAGKLIPSFVVDTAGAPASGNPEGGAGAAPEWIELLPAGEFHGRDGRGPFRLADPGEVIESTVALGMKAGLPIDYDHATDFAAPEGRPAPAAGWIRELHARAGAIWGRVEWTARAAAAIVAREYRYISPVFQFDPSDGRVTRLLRAGLTNNPNLHLTAIAAAKIAAANPKDEAMQNEFVKELCEALGLGCEAQADQIIAAVKEKCAAAARIEAAMSAGVPDPARYVAVAEFERALTELNVLKAERAREQASQVVEEAIRAGKLSPAQREWAIAYCAADGKGFEAFAAKQPQILGREPALGRVAGAEKRASNLGAAEIAICAQLGLKHSDYLMRKSGRADFLSLERGDLQTEHD; encoded by the coding sequence ATGGATCACTTCACGACACGCATCGGCGGTGAAGACGAAACGCGGGCGGGCAAACTGATTCCCTCGTTCGTAGTCGATACCGCCGGTGCGCCCGCCTCCGGGAATCCGGAAGGCGGAGCAGGCGCGGCGCCCGAGTGGATCGAGTTGCTGCCGGCGGGGGAGTTTCACGGACGCGACGGACGCGGTCCGTTTCGGCTGGCGGATCCGGGCGAGGTAATCGAATCGACCGTGGCGCTCGGAATGAAGGCAGGACTGCCGATCGACTACGATCACGCGACTGACTTCGCGGCGCCCGAGGGACGGCCGGCGCCGGCGGCGGGCTGGATACGCGAGCTCCACGCGCGCGCGGGAGCAATCTGGGGGCGGGTCGAGTGGACGGCGCGGGCGGCGGCGGCGATCGTGGCGCGCGAGTATCGGTACATCTCGCCGGTTTTTCAATTCGATCCGAGCGACGGGCGCGTGACGAGGCTGCTGCGGGCCGGACTGACGAACAATCCAAATCTGCATCTGACAGCGATCGCGGCGGCAAAGATCGCGGCTGCGAATCCGAAGGACGAAGCAATGCAAAACGAATTTGTGAAAGAGCTGTGCGAGGCGCTGGGGCTCGGATGCGAAGCGCAGGCCGATCAGATTATCGCGGCGGTGAAGGAGAAGTGCGCGGCGGCAGCGCGAATCGAGGCGGCGATGAGCGCCGGCGTTCCCGATCCGGCGCGATACGTGGCGGTCGCGGAATTCGAGCGGGCGCTGACGGAACTGAACGTGCTCAAGGCTGAGCGCGCTCGGGAGCAGGCGTCGCAGGTGGTGGAAGAGGCGATTCGGGCGGGCAAGCTCTCGCCGGCGCAGCGCGAATGGGCGATCGCCTACTGCGCGGCCGATGGCAAGGGATTCGAGGCGTTCGCGGCGAAGCAGCCGCAAATCCTGGGGCGGGAGCCGGCGCTGGGTCGCGTCGCGGGAGCGGAGAAGCGCGCGAGCAATCTGGGCGCGGCGGAGATCGCGATCTGCGCGCAACTCGGGCTGAAGCATTCGGACTACCTGATGCGAAAGAGCGGGCGCGCGGATTTTCTGAGCCTCGAGCGCGGCGACCTGCAGACCGAGCACGACTAA
- a CDS encoding Mu-like prophage major head subunit gpT family protein, protein MEISAANLTALFTGYDVVFQRGFDKPPSYYEQISSVVRSGSRQTTYPWLGRTTKFREWLGDRVVQALETHSYTIVNKNFEDTVSIDRNDIEDDSYGVYEPIIEQLGWDTKVHPDMLLFTMIKDAVTNPSNVVGFDGQAFFSATHPVGLMGQAGASASNINSSGSGPYWFVIDAARAIRPFIFQLRREYAVTRMSAVTDEAVFNRREFRYGVDGRANTGVGLWQLAYASNTDLSNPANYGAARSAMRSFKTDAGQPFGALSSRKGAYLLVPTALEEVARQLLHAEITAGVGASASVATSNVWRDSADLIVSEYLS, encoded by the coding sequence ATGGAAATCAGCGCAGCAAACCTGACCGCATTGTTCACCGGCTACGACGTCGTGTTCCAGCGCGGGTTCGACAAGCCGCCGTCGTACTACGAGCAGATCTCGAGCGTGGTGCGATCGGGATCGCGCCAGACGACGTATCCGTGGCTTGGGCGGACAACGAAATTCCGCGAGTGGCTGGGCGATCGCGTCGTGCAGGCGCTGGAGACGCACTCGTACACGATCGTGAACAAGAACTTCGAAGACACGGTCTCGATCGATCGCAACGATATCGAAGACGACTCGTACGGGGTGTACGAGCCGATCATCGAGCAGCTCGGGTGGGACACGAAGGTGCATCCGGACATGCTGCTGTTCACGATGATCAAGGACGCGGTGACGAATCCGTCGAACGTGGTGGGCTTCGACGGGCAGGCGTTTTTCTCTGCGACGCATCCGGTGGGACTGATGGGGCAGGCGGGCGCGAGCGCGTCGAACATCAACAGTTCGGGGTCGGGTCCGTACTGGTTCGTGATCGACGCAGCGCGGGCGATCCGGCCGTTCATCTTCCAGCTCCGGCGCGAATACGCAGTGACGCGGATGAGCGCGGTGACGGACGAGGCGGTGTTCAACCGCCGCGAATTCCGGTACGGCGTCGACGGCCGCGCGAACACCGGCGTCGGGCTCTGGCAGCTCGCGTACGCGAGCAACACGGACCTCAGCAATCCTGCGAACTACGGGGCGGCGCGCTCGGCGATGAGGTCATTCAAGACCGACGCGGGGCAGCCGTTCGGCGCGTTGTCGAGCCGCAAGGGCGCATATCTCCTGGTGCCGACCGCACTCGAGGAAGTGGCGCGCCAGTTGCTGCACGCGGAAATCACCGCCGGGGTCGGAGCGAGCGCGAGCGTAGCGACCTCGAACGTGTGGCGCGACAGCGCCGACCTGATAGTCAGTGAGTATCTCTCCTGA